A region of Saccopteryx leptura isolate mSacLep1 chromosome X, mSacLep1_pri_phased_curated, whole genome shotgun sequence DNA encodes the following proteins:
- the TIMM8A gene encoding mitochondrial import inner membrane translocase subunit Tim8 A codes for MDSSSSSSAAGLGSVDPQLQHFIEVETQKQRFQQLVHQMTELCWEKCMDKPGPKLDSRAEACFVNCVERFIDTSQFILNRLEQTQKSKPVFSESLSD; via the exons ATGGATTCCTCCTCGTCTTCCTCTGCGGCGGGTCTGGGCTCAGTGGACCCGCAGCTGCAGCATTTCATCGAGGTGGAAACTCAGAAGCAGCGCTTCCAGCAGCTGGTGCACCAGATGACGGAACTTTGTTGG GAGAAGTGCATGGACAAGCCTGGGCCAAAGTTGGACAGTCGGGCTGAGGCCTGTTTTGTGAACTGTGTTGAACGCTTCATTGATACAAGCCAGTTCATCTTGAATCGACTGGAACAGACCCAGAAATCCAAGCCAGTCTTCTCAGAAAGCCTTTCTGACTGA